One Lusitaniella coriacea LEGE 07157 genomic window carries:
- a CDS encoding response regulator, which translates to MSPIRVVLIEDHDLTRMGLRAAIAQVENIEIVGDAAKARQGLQLLQQLQPDVAIVDIGLPDMDGVELIRQFKTAPTQTKILMLTMHSSEDAVLAAFAAGADSYSLKDASMESLVQAIQLTYEGDAWIDPAIARIVLKQARQTPSAKSPDSSELSDTTTIDALDPEYQQILEAYPLTERELEVLELIVGGCSNAAIAERLHITVGTVKTHVRNILSKLCAEDRTQAAVRALRSGLVG; encoded by the coding sequence ATGAGTCCAATTCGCGTCGTTCTCATTGAAGATCACGACCTTACTCGCATGGGATTGCGCGCCGCGATCGCGCAGGTAGAGAATATTGAGATTGTTGGCGATGCTGCTAAAGCGCGTCAAGGATTGCAACTATTGCAGCAATTGCAGCCGGATGTGGCGATTGTTGACATTGGGTTGCCGGATATGGACGGAGTTGAGTTGATTCGACAGTTTAAAACCGCCCCAACCCAGACAAAAATTCTCATGCTCACCATGCACAGTAGCGAAGATGCAGTCTTGGCTGCATTCGCGGCTGGCGCAGATTCCTACAGCCTTAAAGATGCGAGTATGGAGAGTTTGGTTCAGGCAATTCAACTGACTTACGAGGGGGATGCTTGGATTGACCCCGCGATCGCGCGTATCGTCCTTAAACAAGCGCGTCAGACTCCCAGCGCCAAGTCCCCAGATTCATCGGAACTTTCCGATACCACCACAATTGATGCCCTCGACCCCGAATATCAACAAATCCTCGAAGCCTATCCCCTCACCGAACGAGAGTTAGAAGTCCTCGAACTCATTGTAGGTGGATGCAGTAATGCCGCGATCGCCGAACGACTTCACATCACAGTCGGGACGGTTAAAACTCACGTTCGCAATATCCTCAGCAAACTTTGTGCCGAAGACCGAACTCAGGCAGCCGTTCGGGCTTTGCGTTCTGGATTAGTCGGATAG
- a CDS encoding DUF3598 family protein, with the protein MSSQWENFLKNLGEWHGSFAQFSPQGEPLQETPTIVSFEGENNDRTIRQTVRYLKSEKPPIELVWDSTSPPYHILFFEDGAFSQGSLQWGFGGEFGAELGLIEGNRRLRLVLLYNRSNQFDRLTLIREKLVGTSPPERLPLTIEQLIGEWQGEATTLYRDRAPSQTFPTCLKVERQSDNRLSQSLSFGNNTLTSTAQIHPNRLLFDEGHFPVQILFLPDGASANCPLNIKPGHPFILESGWLTEPNQRQRFIRSYDAKGAWVSSTLVKERKASG; encoded by the coding sequence ATGTCTTCGCAGTGGGAAAACTTTCTCAAAAATTTAGGGGAGTGGCACGGATCTTTCGCCCAGTTTTCCCCCCAAGGCGAACCTTTACAAGAAACTCCCACTATTGTTTCCTTTGAGGGAGAAAATAACGATCGAACCATTCGACAAACCGTTCGCTATCTTAAATCTGAAAAACCCCCTATAGAATTAGTTTGGGATTCAACCAGTCCGCCCTATCATATTTTATTTTTTGAGGACGGAGCCTTTTCCCAAGGTTCGCTGCAATGGGGATTTGGGGGCGAATTTGGCGCAGAATTGGGGTTGATTGAGGGAAATCGCCGCTTGCGCCTTGTCTTACTTTACAATCGTTCCAATCAATTCGATCGCCTAACGCTGATTCGAGAAAAGTTAGTGGGAACCTCTCCTCCCGAACGTCTGCCTTTAACCATCGAACAATTAATTGGAGAATGGCAAGGAGAAGCTACAACACTCTACCGCGATCGCGCGCCTTCTCAAACCTTCCCCACTTGCCTTAAAGTCGAGCGTCAAAGCGATAATCGCCTTTCCCAAAGTCTCTCTTTTGGCAACAATACTCTAACCTCCACCGCCCAGATTCACCCCAACCGCTTGCTCTTCGACGAAGGACACTTCCCCGTACAAATTCTCTTTCTTCCCGATGGCGCATCAGCAAATTGCCCCCTAAACATCAAACCCGGTCATCCCTTCATATTAGAATCCGGTTGGTTAACAGAACCAAACCAGCGACAGCGCTTTATCCGCAGCTATGATGCCAAAGGTGCGTGGGTGAGTTCCACTCTCGTTAAAGAACGCAAAGCGAGCGGCTAA
- a CDS encoding CHASE2 domain-containing protein has product MWQKLKHKIGEWRGILTIASSVAGLTIAGSAIGVFQLLEWATIDRLFQLRPAEPVDSRIVIVTIDEPDIQYLGEWPMSDRDMASVLKKIAAQQPKAIGIDIYRDLPVEPGHEELVEVFKSTPNLIAIEKVGGETVAPPPALEKTDRIAAADMVIDADGKVRRGLIGLGTKEGAWREGLGAKLALTYLEEAELSLETLDEEKQIYQLGEAVFVPLQGDESLYVGREGFTGGIPLTLGEIAAQVKQWWKGDAGGYQIILNYRGQIDRFHHISLTDVQENKIPPDLMRDRVVFLGVTTPSLKDVFPTPYTNTFLATPVPTPGVVIHANLASQMMSGSLDGRSMLYAWDRTANWLWIVLWSFIGSVGSWSILQTKLVNKNIFFLGTLSYVVLASCLLVGGGYFSFLAGWVIPLFSPFFALSASAILAANYYNQWQLKQANEQLENYSRTLEFRVAERTKALSQALEDLKATQDELIQKEKMAALGQLVAGVAHEVNTPLGAIRSSISNIDSFLKDRLEALPDFFRTLSSERQKDFFNLLQYTKEKTAPHLSFRERRKIKRRFIAQLEDEEIPDADILADTLVDIGVLDALEPLLPLLRDPDRENILDIAYQLTSLQRNARTISNATDRAAKVVFALKTYSHYDASGNKVKTNVVEGIETVLTLYTTQLKQRVEVLREYDEEIPIIWGYSDELNQVWTNLLHNAIQAMDNKGELKIGVKYKQDNLEITFTDNGQGIPTEIQDKIFQPFFTTKPPGEGSGLGLDIVRKILEKHQGTIDFQSVPGETTFRVMLPINSGEEMLVSA; this is encoded by the coding sequence ATGTGGCAAAAACTGAAACACAAAATTGGCGAATGGCGTGGAATTCTGACAATTGCGTCTAGTGTCGCTGGATTGACGATCGCGGGAAGTGCAATTGGAGTTTTTCAATTACTGGAATGGGCGACGATCGATCGCTTATTTCAACTGCGTCCGGCAGAACCGGTCGATTCGCGTATTGTGATTGTGACGATTGACGAGCCGGATATTCAGTATCTTGGCGAATGGCCCATGAGCGATCGCGACATGGCTAGCGTTCTGAAAAAAATCGCCGCACAACAACCTAAAGCCATTGGGATTGATATTTATCGCGATCTACCCGTCGAACCCGGACACGAAGAATTAGTAGAGGTATTTAAGTCCACGCCAAATTTGATTGCTATTGAGAAAGTCGGTGGCGAAACCGTTGCTCCTCCTCCTGCATTGGAAAAAACCGATCGAATTGCGGCAGCGGATATGGTTATCGATGCAGATGGGAAAGTGCGTCGAGGGTTGATTGGTCTGGGCACAAAAGAGGGTGCTTGGAGAGAGGGATTGGGTGCAAAGTTAGCACTCACCTATTTAGAGGAAGCAGAGTTATCCTTAGAAACCTTGGACGAGGAGAAGCAAATTTATCAGTTAGGGGAAGCCGTTTTCGTCCCCCTACAGGGCGATGAAAGCCTTTATGTGGGTCGCGAGGGGTTTACAGGTGGAATCCCCCTAACCCTGGGAGAAATCGCTGCCCAAGTCAAACAGTGGTGGAAAGGCGATGCCGGAGGCTACCAGATTATCTTGAACTATCGAGGGCAAATCGACCGCTTCCATCATATTTCCCTCACCGACGTGCAAGAGAACAAAATTCCGCCGGATTTAATGCGCGATCGCGTGGTCTTTTTGGGCGTAACCACCCCCAGCCTCAAGGATGTATTTCCCACCCCCTACACCAATACTTTCCTCGCCACTCCAGTTCCCACGCCGGGAGTCGTCATCCATGCCAATCTTGCCAGCCAGATGATGAGTGGGTCGCTAGACGGTCGTTCTATGCTCTACGCTTGGGACAGAACCGCAAATTGGCTTTGGATTGTCCTTTGGTCTTTTATTGGGTCTGTGGGCAGTTGGAGTATTCTTCAAACCAAACTGGTTAACAAGAATATCTTTTTCCTCGGAACCCTCAGCTATGTTGTTTTGGCAAGCTGCTTACTGGTAGGAGGCGGTTATTTCTCCTTTCTTGCGGGTTGGGTCATTCCTTTATTTTCTCCGTTCTTTGCCCTCAGTGCTTCAGCAATTCTGGCAGCCAATTATTACAATCAATGGCAATTAAAGCAGGCGAACGAACAGTTAGAAAACTATTCTCGAACCCTGGAGTTTAGAGTTGCCGAAAGGACGAAAGCTCTCTCTCAAGCCCTAGAAGACTTAAAAGCAACCCAGGATGAATTGATTCAAAAAGAAAAAATGGCGGCTTTGGGTCAATTGGTGGCGGGAGTCGCTCATGAGGTTAATACGCCTTTGGGAGCAATTCGCTCCTCGATTAGCAATATTGATAGTTTTTTGAAAGATCGCCTCGAAGCATTGCCCGATTTTTTCCGAACCCTATCTTCCGAACGGCAAAAAGATTTTTTCAATCTCTTGCAATATACAAAGGAAAAGACTGCTCCTCATTTATCTTTTCGGGAAAGACGCAAAATCAAACGGCGTTTTATCGCTCAACTCGAGGATGAAGAGATTCCCGATGCAGACATTCTTGCGGACACTTTGGTGGATATTGGGGTACTTGATGCCTTAGAACCGTTGTTGCCATTACTTCGAGATCCCGATCGCGAAAATATTCTCGATATTGCGTACCAACTGACCAGTTTACAACGCAATGCGAGAACGATTTCCAATGCAACCGATCGCGCGGCAAAAGTGGTTTTTGCTCTGAAAACCTACAGCCATTACGATGCGTCGGGGAATAAGGTCAAAACCAACGTGGTAGAGGGAATCGAAACGGTTCTTACGCTCTACACCACCCAACTCAAACAAAGAGTGGAAGTCCTGCGGGAGTATGACGAAGAAATTCCTATCATTTGGGGGTATTCCGACGAACTCAACCAAGTTTGGACGAATTTGCTTCACAATGCGATTCAGGCAATGGATAACAAGGGGGAGTTGAAGATTGGGGTCAAGTACAAACAGGACAACCTCGAAATCACATTTACCGATAATGGTCAAGGCATTCCCACAGAAATTCAAGACAAAATTTTTCAACCCTTTTTTACAACAAAACCGCCAGGAGAAGGGAGTGGGTTAGGACTGGATATCGTGCGGAAAATTCTGGAAAAACACCAAGGAACGATCGATTTCCAATCAGTTCCCGGCGAAACCACATTTCGAGTGATGCTTCCCATCAATTCTGGTGAGGAAATGTTGGTGTCTGCTTGA
- a CDS encoding 1,2-dihydroxy-3-keto-5-methylthiopentene dioxygenase has product MAILRLEDGTTYTNTEEIDRELARLNINLSHWTTGDDPEIQQLLAKESLEDREKVRVLEALDGYFEELKRNAGYQSRDLIVLHPQIPNLDQLLSKFDRVHTHADDEVRYIIEGEGIFGFVRPDGKQLELTIQAPEYINVPAGTEHWFCLTPARRIKAVRYFTTTEGWTPQYTGTEIRLHPLAG; this is encoded by the coding sequence ATGGCTATTTTACGCCTAGAAGATGGAACAACCTATACCAACACAGAAGAGATCGATCGCGAACTTGCCCGTCTGAATATTAATTTATCCCATTGGACGACGGGAGACGATCCCGAAATCCAACAATTGTTGGCAAAAGAATCCTTAGAGGATAGAGAAAAAGTACGAGTCCTCGAAGCATTAGATGGCTATTTTGAGGAGTTAAAACGAAATGCGGGCTATCAATCTCGCGATTTAATCGTCCTGCATCCCCAAATTCCCAATTTGGATCAATTACTCTCTAAATTCGATCGCGTCCATACCCATGCAGATGATGAAGTTCGCTACATTATTGAAGGAGAAGGGATTTTCGGATTTGTACGCCCCGATGGCAAACAGTTAGAACTCACCATCCAAGCTCCAGAATACATCAACGTTCCAGCAGGAACGGAACATTGGTTCTGTTTGACTCCCGCACGACGGATTAAAGCAGTGCGCTACTTCACCACCACCGAAGGGTGGACTCCCCAATACACGGGAACGGAAATTCGTCTTCATCCCCTCGCTGGATAG